In Puntigrus tetrazona isolate hp1 chromosome 22, ASM1883169v1, whole genome shotgun sequence, one genomic interval encodes:
- the LOC122327427 gene encoding SLAM family member 5-like has protein sequence MHRDPGRIKLCQKRIHTPDELVECIMLKKMVHSLLLFLCWWRLIGVFSAETNETPSVMEGDSVTLHTGVTEIHEDDEITWNFGAEKSLIAEINRASGIFSTYDVLDERFRDRLKLDNQTGSLTIMNISTLHAGDYQIEVISAKLSSKTFSVSVYGNLPIPHITRDCSQTISSSAQQNCSLLCSVGNVGHVTLSWYKGNSLLSSISVSDLSISLSLPLEVEYQEKNTYSCVINNPIRNQTTHLNISQIHSDLSTKEQGLPLFYILISAAAAGSLLIVAVTCCICKNRRKTVQTHEEDSHSASCKPKTHKKKLKSDAVYENVPKKR, from the exons ATGCACCGGGACCCTGGGAGGATCAAACTCTGTCAAAAGAGGATACACACACCAGACGAACTGGTTGAGTGTATAATGTTAAAGAAAATGGTTCACTCGCTTTTGTTATTTCTTTGCTGGTGGCGTTTGATTG GCGTGTTTAGCGCCGAGACAAATGAAACGCCgtcagtgatggagggagattctGTTACTCTACACACTGGTGTTACCGAAATACATGAAGACGATGAAATAACGTGGAATTTTGGAGCTGAAAAGTCTCTGATAGCTGAAATAAACAGAGCCTCTGGAATCTTCTCCACATATGATGTTCTTgatgagagattcagagacagactgaagctggacaatcaaactggatctctgaccatcatgaacatctCGACTCTACACGCTGGAGATTATCAAATAGAAGTAATTTCAGCTAAACTTTCGTCAAAAACATTCAGTGTTTCTGTCTATG GCAATCTGCCCATTCCTCACATTACCAGAGATTGTTCACAAACTATTTCATCATCAGCACAGCAGAATTGTTCATTGTTGTGTTCGGTGGGGAACgtgggtcatgtgactctctcctggtacaaaggaaacagtttattgtccagcatcagtgtgtctgatctcagcatcagtctctctctacctctggaggtggaatatcaggagaaaaacacctacagctgtgtgatcaacaaccccatcagaaaccagaccacacatctgAACATCAGTCAGATTCACTCAG ATCTATCAACTAAAGAGCAAGGCCTACCGTTATTTTACATACTGATCTCTGCAGCCGCGGCTGGATCTCTGTTGATCGTTGCTGTGACGTGCTGCATCTGCAAGAACCGTAGAAAAACAG TCCAAACCCACGAAGAAGACTCTCATTCAGCGTCGTGTAAACCCAAAACTCACAAAAAG AAATTAAAGTCAGACGCTGTGTATGAAAATGTCCCCAAAAAACGCTGA